The genomic stretch TCATCAGCGTGGTTTTCCCCTGCCCCGACGGCCCGGTGATCGCCACGCTTTCTCCCGCCGCCACCGACAGGTTCAGGCCGTTAATCAGCGGCGCGGAAAGGCTGTCGTACTGAAAGACCAGATCGCGTACGTCCAGCGACGCCGCTTCGCCCGCCCGCAGCAATTCACGCTCCGGCAGGGACTTCTCGGTCTCCGTCAGCGCAATATCCGCGATACGGTCGCGATGCAGTGAAAGCATCCGCAGCTGTAACACCATGTTCAGCAGGTTTGCCGCGCGTTCGGAAAATTGCCCGCGATAGGTATTGAACGCGACGAACATCCCGAGCGTCATGTGCCCGTCAATTACCTGCGTTGCGCCCAGCCACAGCAGCGCGACCTGGTCGAGCGTGGCGATCAGCGTGTTCCCGCCGGTAAACATCATTTCAAACTTAGTTTTACGCACCGTCGCATTGGCGTTATCAATGTTCAGATTGAGCCAGAAGTTGGCACGCGCTTTCGATAATCCGAGCGCTTTCAGCGTGCTGATGCCGTACAGCGTTTCCATAAAATGCGAACCGGCGCGCGCGCCTTTCACGATTTGTTCTTCTGAAACCTGACGATAGGCATTGTACGTCGTGAGACGAAACACCACGTAAACGGCGGTAAACCCGAGGATCACCCAAATCAGCCAGCCGCCGTACAGCACCATCATGACGATCAGCCCGACCGACATAATGCCGTCGATAATGCTGTTGACCACGTTGGTGGTCAGCGTGGTGCGTAAGGTATCGAGCGAGGTAAAGCGCGACTGAATATCGCCGAGTTTGCGCTTTTCGAAGTAGTCGAGCGGCAGTTTCAGCAGGTGGTCAAACAGTCGCGCTTTCCACTGCACGTCTATCAGCGTACTCATAACCAGCGACGTCCAGGCGCGCAACAGACTGACGCCGGTGCGGAAAATAATGAAGAACAGCAAACCGAGGCAAATCAGCGTCAGCAAATCCGGATCTTTCGCCGGGATCACGTGGTCCATCACCAGCTGCATCCCAACCGGCAGCAGCAGGTTGACGGATTCAATCATCAGTGACAGGCAGAAAATCTTGGTCAGCGCAGGCATCAGGCCGCTGACGTTGCCCATCATTTTGCGCAAGTCCAGCCGGACGTGCGGTTTTTCACGGGTGAAACCGTTGTCCGGCCACAGCTCGAGCGCAACGCC from Rahnella sikkimica encodes the following:
- a CDS encoding peptidase domain-containing ABC transporter codes for the protein MNLDNVRELADRLHFSWRQRVPQIIQTEAAECGLACLAMVCGYHGKHVDLQSLRQRYGISSRGATLRTLMDIATANELKSRALKLDIDELNALKTPCILHWDLNHFVVLVGVRQGKVIIHDPAFGRRSLGMREVSEHFTGVALELWPDNGFTREKPHVRLDLRKMMGNVSGLMPALTKIFCLSLMIESVNLLLPVGMQLVMDHVIPAKDPDLLTLICLGLLFFIIFRTGVSLLRAWTSLVMSTLIDVQWKARLFDHLLKLPLDYFEKRKLGDIQSRFTSLDTLRTTLTTNVVNSIIDGIMSVGLIVMMVLYGGWLIWVILGFTAVYVVFRLTTYNAYRQVSEEQIVKGARAGSHFMETLYGISTLKALGLSKARANFWLNLNIDNANATVRKTKFEMMFTGGNTLIATLDQVALLWLGATQVIDGHMTLGMFVAFNTYRGQFSERAANLLNMVLQLRMLSLHRDRIADIALTETEKSLPERELLRAGEAASLDVRDLVFQYDSLSAPLINGLNLSVAAGESVAITGPSGQGKTTLMKIMTGLLPPTGGRILINGMDITTAGLNNYRSCIACVLQEDTLFAGSIAENIASFDETKDEERIMDCARRCNIHDDIERMPMGYETLISELGGSLSGGQKQRLLIARALYRRPAILFLDEATSHLDLDNEARINQAISELDITRIFIAHRPSTIASADREIKLG